Proteins encoded within one genomic window of Cloacibacillus sp.:
- a CDS encoding amidohydrolase family protein, translated as MIIDFHTHVFPYKMADAAMTKLQQQCEVPYYAPATVGSLIRTMDECGVDKSVVLNIVTKETQHEHVLSFAKEIDSERLISFGSVMPGSEYALEYVWKISDEGLKGIKLHPPLQRADVDDKRLFPVYDLARALNLVVVFHAGWDATYRDEMRASVEMTINVVKNFPGLKLVAAHMGGLRLARDVLDHLAGKYDLYFDTAYAADPWLDKEMFRDIIRRHGAERILFGSDYPWHLPSMEIRLINSLDIGEEEKKMILGENAAKLLGL; from the coding sequence ATGATTATAGACTTTCATACACACGTTTTTCCCTATAAGATGGCCGACGCGGCGATGACGAAGCTTCAGCAGCAGTGCGAGGTTCCCTATTACGCTCCGGCTACCGTGGGATCGCTTATCAGGACAATGGACGAGTGCGGCGTTGACAAAAGCGTCGTACTCAATATTGTGACGAAGGAGACGCAACATGAACACGTCCTCTCTTTTGCAAAGGAGATAGATTCGGAGAGGCTGATATCCTTCGGCTCAGTAATGCCCGGCTCGGAATACGCCCTTGAATACGTCTGGAAGATATCGGACGAGGGGCTCAAAGGCATAAAGCTGCATCCTCCGTTACAGCGCGCCGATGTGGACGATAAAAGGCTTTTCCCCGTTTACGATCTGGCGCGGGCGCTCAACCTCGTAGTTGTCTTTCACGCGGGCTGGGACGCGACATACAGGGATGAGATGCGCGCCTCGGTCGAAATGACAATCAATGTCGTAAAAAATTTCCCCGGCCTGAAACTCGTAGCCGCGCACATGGGCGGACTGCGCCTCGCGCGCGACGTTTTAGACCATTTGGCGGGAAAATATGACCTCTACTTCGACACCGCCTACGCGGCCGACCCCTGGCTCGACAAAGAGATGTTCCGCGACATCATCCGCCGCCACGGCGCGGAGCGCATCCTCTTTGGCAGCGACTACCCCTGGCACCTGCCATCAATGGAGATCAGGCTAATAAACAGCCTCGACATCGGCGAAGAGGAAAAAAAGATGATCCTCGGAGAAAACGCCGCAAAGCTGCTGGGGCTGTAA
- a CDS encoding S-layer homology domain-containing protein translates to MKTFVAVSLLVLILAFAAPTPSMANAFMDVPQGYWAYDAMKLLTSRGILSGYSNDIFKGTNPVNRYEMASAVARMLSSINIEKADEQDLVLLKKLVLEFKDELDALGVKVDMLDKRSAILEERLGGWRIQGTFSFDAKFAGSDSGKHYFNSTFANGAKNEFTKNMFYLYLTKQISEDTYFFAEYRTGANSTGGDGRGDQQHSLWSYMYTDTRFPSCDIGFRFGRFLIDFEGAYGLFGDNDALFGDYRTDGFRFTKSWGDLSVTAIIGRNDGYFMEYLLGALDTGSLMNYVLDINWRPNEKFMLGATGYWFDTDSPSKEGTLLDGDYNVNVYGVYAQYKFTPSVELKGIYYFQDLGRDVPTPSLAFTGALAGETQDSPKAWKAMLDIKQDLLGFTGFWIEHAQQDNTFLGLNNRYSIGGGAGNYDFVGRNMEYADPYGTSKWWFVKAYQNWDKKWSSFIHFTNVDFNTNWLDNATEWGVGVAYQYTPAIRFELVYDNIDHGDNTGSAAWGKESVVRFRTDVNF, encoded by the coding sequence ATGAAAACTTTTGTGGCAGTCTCTTTACTTGTTTTAATTTTGGCTTTTGCGGCTCCGACTCCTTCGATGGCAAACGCGTTTATGGACGTCCCCCAAGGGTATTGGGCATATGATGCAATGAAACTTTTGACCTCACGCGGCATTCTATCTGGCTATTCCAACGATATTTTTAAAGGAACAAATCCTGTCAATCGTTATGAAATGGCCTCTGCAGTCGCCCGTATGCTGTCATCAATAAATATCGAAAAAGCGGACGAACAGGATCTCGTGCTTCTCAAAAAGCTCGTGCTAGAATTCAAGGATGAGCTCGACGCACTTGGAGTAAAGGTCGATATGCTCGACAAGAGATCCGCTATTCTTGAAGAAAGACTTGGCGGCTGGAGAATACAGGGTACGTTCAGCTTCGATGCTAAGTTTGCAGGCAGCGACAGCGGTAAACATTACTTCAATTCGACTTTTGCAAATGGCGCAAAAAATGAGTTCACGAAAAATATGTTTTACCTTTACCTGACAAAACAGATTAGCGAAGACACGTATTTCTTTGCCGAGTACCGCACGGGGGCAAATTCCACAGGCGGAGACGGCCGTGGGGACCAGCAACATAGTCTGTGGTCTTATATGTATACTGACACCAGGTTCCCATCGTGTGACATTGGTTTCCGTTTCGGGCGCTTCCTGATTGATTTTGAGGGCGCTTACGGTTTGTTTGGAGATAATGACGCTCTCTTTGGCGACTACCGCACCGATGGTTTCCGATTTACAAAAAGCTGGGGAGACCTTAGCGTCACCGCCATCATAGGACGCAACGACGGCTATTTCATGGAATACCTCCTTGGAGCTCTCGACACCGGTTCCCTGATGAATTATGTGCTTGACATCAACTGGAGGCCTAACGAAAAGTTCATGTTGGGCGCAACTGGCTACTGGTTCGACACTGACAGTCCGTCGAAAGAAGGAACCCTGCTAGACGGAGATTACAACGTAAATGTGTATGGTGTCTACGCTCAATACAAATTCACTCCCTCCGTTGAGCTCAAGGGAATTTATTATTTCCAGGACCTAGGACGCGATGTTCCCACACCATCGTTAGCATTCACAGGCGCTCTGGCCGGAGAAACTCAGGATAGTCCAAAAGCATGGAAAGCCATGCTTGATATAAAACAGGATTTACTTGGGTTCACAGGCTTCTGGATTGAACACGCACAACAGGATAATACTTTCTTGGGACTCAATAACCGCTACTCTATAGGCGGGGGTGCGGGGAATTACGACTTTGTGGGACGCAATATGGAGTACGCAGATCCATACGGAACTTCAAAATGGTGGTTCGTAAAAGCCTACCAAAATTGGGATAAAAAATGGAGCAGCTTCATTCACTTTACAAATGTTGATTTTAATACAAACTGGCTAGATAACGCGACAGAATGGGGAGTTGGTGTTGCCTATCAATATACACCAGCAATCCGCTTCGAACTTGTCTATGACAACATCGATCATGGCGACAACACCGGCAGTGCCGCATGGGGAAAAGAGTCAGTAGTACGCTTCCGTACTGACGTAAACTTCTAA
- a CDS encoding cytosine permease — protein MSTENNTVNNEAGILPIPPSKRESWVNAAIVWAGCEFAISVIMTGSGVIANFSLKQFVFISLFALLGITWIFDSINCHLGALTGRSSTVITRSSFGSLQSKYVISLIIMLNLIGWWVIQTSITGNALCTMFNIDYTSQKGTWIVMTIIAGILFALPPIFGYSSVKWVDYVAVPGGVLLCIAGFYLSIKGVGFDTLVNFQPEQKMLTTEAISLIVGANVSQMVIMADYTRFCKPTIKNAAMVPIGVLIVGFMLFMMGAVMGVGKGTFDIVAIMKGLGFGWWGFLILWLAQWTSQLVCVYSMGLCLSNMFDAKNEFQRKMYTTIGSVIALVIALMGILDHFMDFLFLTGLMFPAVGAIMATDFFLISRKVWRDRLAWNWLATIAMSAGITVGYFTQYIHPLGIPAIQSYFVSAVLYYILTYAKAKYCPDEYSPILH, from the coding sequence ATGTCAACGGAAAATAATACCGTCAACAACGAAGCGGGAATACTGCCGATACCTCCTAGTAAAAGAGAATCTTGGGTGAACGCCGCAATTGTCTGGGCCGGCTGTGAATTCGCCATCAGTGTTATCATGACAGGCAGTGGCGTAATCGCGAATTTCAGTCTGAAACAGTTTGTTTTCATCTCCCTGTTTGCCCTGTTGGGGATAACATGGATATTTGACAGCATTAACTGCCATCTCGGTGCGCTCACTGGACGCTCCTCAACTGTCATAACACGCTCGTCTTTTGGATCTTTACAATCGAAATATGTTATATCTCTCATAATAATGCTTAACCTAATTGGTTGGTGGGTGATCCAAACTTCTATAACCGGCAATGCGCTATGTACAATGTTCAACATAGATTACACTTCACAAAAGGGTACGTGGATCGTTATGACAATCATTGCAGGTATTTTATTTGCACTACCACCAATATTCGGATATTCCTCAGTGAAATGGGTCGATTACGTAGCCGTCCCAGGAGGCGTCCTGCTATGTATCGCAGGTTTCTACTTGTCGATCAAAGGCGTAGGTTTCGACACACTTGTTAATTTCCAGCCTGAACAGAAAATGCTAACGACAGAGGCAATAAGCTTAATCGTCGGAGCAAACGTCTCACAGATGGTCATAATGGCAGACTATACTCGCTTCTGTAAGCCAACTATCAAAAATGCGGCAATGGTCCCCATAGGCGTATTAATTGTCGGTTTCATGCTCTTTATGATGGGTGCGGTAATGGGGGTGGGAAAGGGGACCTTTGACATTGTCGCCATCATGAAAGGGCTGGGCTTTGGGTGGTGGGGGTTCCTGATTCTCTGGCTTGCACAGTGGACATCCCAACTCGTATGCGTCTATTCGATGGGACTTTGCCTTAGTAATATGTTCGATGCAAAAAATGAATTCCAGCGAAAGATGTACACGACTATTGGCTCGGTCATCGCGTTGGTCATAGCACTTATGGGTATCCTCGATCATTTTATGGATTTCCTGTTTCTGACTGGGCTAATGTTTCCTGCCGTTGGCGCCATTATGGCAACAGACTTTTTCCTCATTTCCAGGAAGGTCTGGCGCGACAGGCTGGCATGGAACTGGCTCGCAACTATAGCCATGTCGGCAGGTATAACGGTAGGGTATTTTACTCAGTATATACATCCATTGGGTATCCCTGCTATACAGAGCTATTTTGTTAGCGCAGTTCTTTATTATATTCTAACTTATGCTAAGGCAAAATATTGCCCTGACGAGTATTCCCCTATACTCCATTAA